Proteins found in one Ensifer canadensis genomic segment:
- a CDS encoding 3'-5' exonuclease, translated as MVEQFDMFSEQAPRAQVVTRGTSKSTKPDKHVTPMSEEDMVRHLSETGRYRILQKLAPRAIAPLPRSEYPLKGIILDTETTGLNARRDEIIEIGVIAFTFDAIGSIGDVTGIYGGLQQPSASIPTEITRLTGITDDMVAGQSIDMAALRALIGPADLLIAHNAGFDRPFCEAFSPLFAGKAWACSNSEIDWSSRGYEGTKLGYLIGQAGYFHDGHRAVDDCFALLEVLARGVEGSASTAFAELYEASQRSRVRIFAENSPFDMKDHLKTRGYRWSDGSDGRPKSWWIEVGEEAFDDELRYLRAEIYRYPDADPPIKRLTAFDRFRA; from the coding sequence ATGGTAGAACAGTTCGACATGTTTTCGGAGCAGGCTCCGCGCGCCCAGGTGGTCACGCGTGGCACCTCCAAATCCACCAAACCCGACAAGCATGTCACTCCCATGAGCGAAGAGGACATGGTCCGACATCTGTCGGAGACAGGTCGATATCGGATCCTGCAGAAACTCGCGCCGCGCGCAATCGCACCATTGCCACGCTCGGAATACCCCCTCAAAGGCATCATTCTCGACACCGAGACCACGGGCCTCAATGCTCGCAGGGATGAGATCATCGAGATTGGCGTGATCGCTTTTACCTTCGATGCGATAGGAAGCATCGGTGACGTGACCGGCATCTATGGCGGACTTCAGCAGCCAAGCGCTTCCATTCCCACTGAGATCACCAGGCTCACCGGGATTACCGATGATATGGTCGCCGGGCAGTCGATCGACATGGCGGCGTTGCGGGCGCTGATTGGGCCTGCCGATCTGCTGATCGCCCACAATGCCGGTTTCGACCGGCCATTCTGCGAGGCATTCTCTCCTTTATTCGCCGGCAAGGCCTGGGCTTGCTCCAACTCCGAGATCGACTGGTCGTCGCGGGGATATGAAGGCACCAAGCTCGGCTACCTGATCGGGCAGGCGGGCTACTTCCATGATGGTCATCGTGCTGTCGATGATTGCTTTGCACTTCTGGAGGTCTTGGCTCGCGGGGTGGAAGGATCGGCTTCCACCGCTTTTGCCGAACTCTATGAAGCAAGCCAGAGGTCGCGTGTGCGGATCTTTGCGGAGAACAGCCCCTTCGACATGAAGGACCACCTGAAGACGCGAGGCTATCGCTGGTCCGACGGAAGCGACGGTCGTCCGAAATCCTGGTGGATTGAGGTTGGGGAAGAAGCGTTCGATGATGAACTCCGCTATCTCAGGGCCGAAATCTACCGCTATCCAGACGCCGATCCTCCCATCAAACGCCTGACCGCCTTCGACCGGTTCCGGGCCTGA
- a CDS encoding helicase-related protein, with the protein MAHDDPFTIDLFGKTALASGFDLGVPGFTADFGSDLDDDPPPSTPAPSVPVLKIPEAKPQMRAKVDFRLQGSRGLAKSWRDRARDNIAAILLANEIERHGLAARPDQQAKLIRFTGFGASDLANGIFRRPGDEAFRKGWEDLGGNLESAVAAADYASLARCTQYAHFTPEFIVRAIWAGLIRMGFKGGRILEPGIGTGMFPALMPDALSRTSHVTGVELDPVTARIVRLLQPRARIITSDFSRTELPAHFDLAIGNPPFSNRTVRSDPAFRSLGFRLHDYFIAKSIDRLKPGGLAAFVTSSGTMDKADARAREYVASMADLVGAIRLPEGSFRADAGTDVVVDILFFRKRRAGEHSEDKSWLDLADVEAEGDSGEVVRINRWFADHPEMVLGRHAITSGPFGGTYTCLSNNGDLETVLNASIERLPADITDSEFTPIDFELEDEVADAMAERPDDPKVREGSYFIGKATALMQVVDGASVPVDVRKAKSTDGIFAKHALIIRKLIPIRDALRLVLKLQERDQPWTQAQVALRIAWSSFVRKFGPINFTSVSTSEDPETGEIRETHRRPNLAPFLDDPDCWLVASIEDYDLETNTAKPGPIFTERVIAPPPAPVITSALDALAVVLNERGHVDPDHIAELLHRDVDDVISELGEAIFRDPSDGSWQMADAYLSGPIRSKLLTARAAADLDPAFARNVTALEHVQPADLRPSDITARLGAPWIPADDVVAFVKQTMEADITIHHLQELATWTVNARQLEWSAAGTTEWGTHRRHAGQLLSDALNSSVPQIFDTVRDGETERRVLNTVETEAAKEKLSKIKTAFQSWIWSDPDRTDRLARVYNDTFNNIAPRAFNGDHLQLPGASGAFSLYGHQKRGIWRIISAGATYLAHAVGAGKTLTMAAAIMEQRRLGLINKAMLVVPGHCLAQAAREFLALYPNARILVADETNFVREKRHRFLSRTATANWDAIIITHSAFRFISVPSSFEAQMIQDELELYEDLLTKVDNQDRLSRKRIERMKEGHKERLEALATRKDDLLTISELGIDQIIVDEAQEFRKLSFATNMSTLRGVDPNGSQRAWDLFVKSRFIETKNPGRALVLASGTPITNTLGEMFSVQRIMGAVALSERGLHEFDAWASTFGDTSTELELQPSGKYKPVTRFSQFVNVPELIAMFRSFADVVLPVDLRTYVKVPEISGGKRHIVTAEPTPAFKIYQKRLDVRIKAIETREGPAKPGDDILLSVITDGRHAAIDLRLVDPANENEESNKLNALVQNAFRIWSETGAAEYRRKDGKPFDRPGAGQLIFSDLGTISVEATRGFSAYRWIRDELVRLGVPASEIAFMQDYKKSDAKQRLFNDFNAGKVRVLIGSSETMGTGVNVQARLKALHHLDVPWLPSQIEQREGRIIRQGNQHDEVDVFAYATLGSLDATMWQNNERKARFIAAALSGDTSVRRLEDMGEGQANQFAMAKAIASGDERLMQKAGLEAEIARLDRLRAAHIDDQHAIRRQIRDAERDIEFSSRRIEDVGKDIERHVPTDGEAFVMRVGTIEFDERKLAGRALIKEILTLVQLQQEKEVIIATIGGFDLAYDGERFGKDGYRYDTLLQRTGGDYEIDLAVTTTPIGAISRLEHALGGFEQERENHRIRLVDANRRLASYTPRLGERFSLEAELELKLSQLDEIERDLAATADEPPEDRQEAA; encoded by the coding sequence ATGGCCCATGACGATCCCTTCACCATCGACCTGTTTGGCAAAACAGCACTCGCATCCGGTTTTGATCTCGGTGTGCCGGGTTTCACAGCAGACTTCGGGAGCGATCTCGACGATGACCCACCTCCCTCGACGCCGGCGCCGTCCGTCCCTGTTCTGAAGATCCCAGAGGCCAAACCGCAGATGCGCGCGAAGGTCGATTTCCGACTGCAGGGTTCACGCGGTCTCGCCAAATCCTGGCGCGACCGGGCACGAGACAATATCGCCGCCATCCTGCTTGCAAACGAGATCGAGCGTCATGGTCTGGCGGCCCGGCCTGACCAGCAGGCCAAGCTGATCCGCTTTACCGGCTTCGGCGCGTCCGATCTGGCCAACGGCATATTCCGGCGTCCCGGCGACGAGGCGTTTCGCAAAGGCTGGGAGGATCTCGGCGGCAATCTTGAAAGCGCCGTCGCTGCGGCTGATTACGCGTCTCTGGCGCGCTGCACCCAATATGCCCACTTCACGCCGGAGTTTATCGTTCGCGCCATTTGGGCAGGCTTGATCCGTATGGGCTTCAAGGGCGGACGGATCCTGGAACCGGGGATCGGCACGGGCATGTTTCCGGCACTGATGCCGGACGCGCTCTCCCGCACCAGCCATGTCACCGGCGTCGAACTTGATCCGGTCACCGCCCGCATTGTCCGGTTGCTGCAACCACGGGCCAGGATCATTACAAGTGATTTCTCGCGGACGGAGTTGCCTGCGCATTTCGATCTGGCGATTGGCAACCCGCCGTTTTCGAATCGGACAGTGCGAAGCGACCCGGCTTTCCGCTCTCTCGGCTTCCGGCTGCATGACTATTTCATCGCCAAGTCCATCGACCGGCTGAAGCCCGGCGGGCTTGCCGCCTTCGTCACCTCGTCCGGCACGATGGATAAGGCAGATGCCCGTGCCCGCGAATATGTCGCCAGCATGGCCGATCTTGTCGGAGCAATCCGCCTGCCCGAGGGCAGCTTTCGCGCAGACGCTGGCACGGATGTCGTCGTCGATATCCTCTTCTTCCGCAAGCGTCGCGCCGGCGAACACTCAGAAGACAAGAGCTGGCTCGATCTGGCCGATGTCGAGGCAGAAGGGGATAGCGGCGAGGTTGTCCGCATCAATCGATGGTTTGCCGATCATCCGGAGATGGTGCTCGGACGCCATGCGATCACCTCGGGACCATTCGGGGGGACCTACACCTGCCTTTCGAATAACGGCGATCTCGAAACCGTTTTGAATGCATCGATAGAACGGCTTCCGGCCGATATCACTGACAGCGAATTCACCCCGATCGATTTCGAGTTGGAGGATGAGGTCGCAGATGCGATGGCAGAGCGGCCCGACGATCCGAAGGTTCGCGAAGGCAGCTATTTCATCGGCAAGGCGACGGCGCTGATGCAGGTGGTGGATGGTGCATCGGTCCCGGTCGACGTGCGCAAAGCCAAGAGCACCGACGGAATCTTCGCCAAACACGCCCTGATTATTCGAAAGCTCATCCCGATCCGCGACGCCCTGCGTCTGGTCCTCAAACTCCAGGAACGCGATCAGCCCTGGACCCAGGCGCAGGTCGCGCTTCGCATCGCCTGGTCGAGCTTCGTGCGCAAGTTCGGCCCGATTAACTTCACCTCCGTCTCGACATCGGAGGATCCGGAAACCGGTGAGATCAGGGAAACCCATCGCCGACCGAACCTCGCGCCGTTCCTCGACGATCCCGATTGCTGGCTGGTCGCCTCGATCGAGGACTACGATCTTGAGACCAACACCGCCAAGCCTGGGCCGATCTTCACCGAGCGCGTCATCGCGCCGCCGCCGGCACCAGTGATCACTTCGGCGCTCGATGCGCTCGCCGTGGTTTTGAACGAACGCGGTCACGTCGATCCCGATCATATCGCCGAGCTGCTGCACCGCGACGTCGATGACGTCATCAGTGAACTGGGTGAGGCGATCTTCCGCGATCCATCCGACGGCTCCTGGCAGATGGCCGATGCCTATCTGTCCGGTCCAATCCGGTCGAAGCTGCTGACCGCACGCGCGGCGGCGGATCTGGATCCCGCCTTTGCCCGCAACGTGACGGCTCTGGAGCATGTCCAGCCGGCAGATCTTCGGCCCTCCGACATCACCGCCCGCCTTGGCGCGCCGTGGATCCCGGCAGACGATGTCGTCGCCTTCGTCAAACAGACGATGGAGGCCGACATTACCATCCACCATTTGCAGGAACTGGCGACATGGACGGTCAATGCCCGGCAGCTGGAGTGGTCGGCGGCCGGCACCACGGAGTGGGGTACGCATCGCCGCCATGCCGGCCAGCTGCTGTCCGACGCCCTGAACTCCTCCGTGCCGCAAATCTTCGACACGGTCCGGGATGGCGAAACCGAGCGCCGGGTGCTCAATACGGTGGAGACGGAAGCCGCCAAGGAAAAGCTGTCCAAGATCAAGACCGCCTTCCAATCCTGGATCTGGTCGGATCCGGATCGCACCGACCGCCTGGCGCGGGTCTATAACGACACCTTCAACAACATCGCGCCACGAGCCTTCAATGGCGATCATCTCCAACTTCCAGGCGCCTCTGGCGCCTTTTCTTTGTATGGGCACCAGAAGCGCGGCATCTGGAGGATCATTTCTGCCGGCGCCACCTATCTGGCCCATGCCGTCGGCGCTGGGAAAACGCTGACCATGGCCGCTGCCATCATGGAACAGCGCCGGCTCGGGCTGATCAACAAGGCGATGCTCGTCGTGCCCGGCCATTGCTTGGCGCAGGCCGCCCGCGAGTTTCTCGCCCTTTATCCCAATGCCCGGATACTGGTCGCCGACGAAACGAACTTCGTCAGGGAAAAGCGCCATCGCTTCCTGTCACGGACAGCCACCGCCAACTGGGACGCGATCATCATCACCCATTCGGCCTTCCGTTTCATCTCCGTGCCGTCCTCCTTCGAGGCACAGATGATCCAGGACGAGTTGGAGCTTTACGAGGATCTGCTTACCAAGGTCGATAACCAGGACCGGCTGTCGCGCAAGCGCATCGAGCGCATGAAGGAGGGCCACAAGGAACGGCTCGAAGCGCTGGCGACGCGAAAGGACGATCTGCTCACCATCTCCGAGCTTGGGATCGACCAGATCATCGTCGATGAGGCGCAGGAATTCCGCAAGCTGTCCTTTGCCACCAATATGTCGACGCTGCGCGGTGTCGATCCGAACGGCTCGCAGCGCGCCTGGGACCTGTTCGTCAAATCCCGCTTCATCGAGACGAAGAACCCGGGCAGGGCACTGGTGCTGGCCTCGGGCACGCCGATCACCAACACACTCGGCGAGATGTTTTCCGTGCAGCGCATCATGGGCGCAGTGGCCCTTTCCGAGCGTGGTCTGCACGAGTTCGACGCCTGGGCCTCGACCTTCGGCGATACCTCGACCGAACTCGAACTGCAGCCCTCCGGCAAATACAAGCCGGTCACGCGGTTCTCGCAATTCGTCAATGTCCCGGAACTGATTGCCATGTTCCGGTCGTTTGCCGACGTCGTGCTGCCGGTCGACCTGAGAACCTATGTGAAGGTTCCCGAGATATCCGGTGGCAAGCGCCACATCGTCACCGCGGAGCCAACGCCGGCCTTCAAGATCTATCAGAAGCGTCTGGACGTCCGGATCAAGGCGATCGAGACGCGTGAGGGGCCGGCAAAGCCCGGTGACGACATCCTGCTCTCGGTGATCACCGACGGGCGCCATGCCGCGATCGATCTGCGGTTGGTCGACCCTGCGAACGAGAATGAGGAGAGCAACAAGCTCAACGCGCTTGTCCAAAATGCCTTCCGGATCTGGAGCGAGACGGGCGCGGCCGAGTATCGCCGCAAGGACGGAAAACCATTCGACCGGCCGGGCGCTGGTCAGCTGATCTTCTCCGATCTCGGCACCATCTCGGTCGAAGCCACGCGCGGCTTCTCCGCCTATCGCTGGATCCGCGACGAACTCGTTCGTTTGGGCGTGCCGGCTTCGGAAATCGCCTTCATGCAGGACTACAAGAAATCGGACGCAAAGCAGCGGCTGTTCAATGACTTCAATGCCGGCAAGGTCCGCGTGCTGATCGGCTCGTCCGAGACCATGGGCACCGGCGTCAATGTCCAGGCGCGGCTCAAAGCCCTGCATCACCTCGATGTCCCATGGTTGCCATCACAGATCGAGCAGCGCGAAGGCCGGATTATCCGCCAGGGTAACCAGCATGACGAGGTCGATGTCTTCGCTTACGCGACGCTTGGCAGTCTCGATGCCACCATGTGGCAGAACAACGAGCGCAAGGCCCGGTTCATCGCAGCCGCCCTGTCAGGCGACACCAGCGTCCGGCGGCTGGAGGATATGGGCGAGGGGCAGGCGAACCAGTTCGCGATGGCCAAGGCGATAGCGTCAGGCGACGAGCGCCTGATGCAGAAGGCGGGGCTCGAGGCTGAGATCGCCCGACTCGATCGCCTGCGTGCCGCGCATATTGACGATCAGCATGCGATACGGCGGCAGATCCGCGATGCCGAGCGGGATATCGAGTTCTCCAGCCGCCGAATCGAGGATGTAGGCAAGGACATCGAACGACACGTGCCAACCGACGGGGAGGCCTTCGTGATGCGGGTCGGGACGATCGAGTTCGACGAGCGTAAGCTCGCCGGTCGAGCGCTGATTAAGGAAATCCTGACGCTGGTTCAATTGCAGCAGGAAAAAGAGGTCATCATCGCCACGATCGGGGGCTTCGATCTCGCATACGATGGCGAAAGGTTCGGCAAGGATGGCTACCGCTACGACACGCTGCTTCAACGCACAGGTGGCGACTACGAGATCGACTTAGCCGTGACCACGACGCCGATCGGTGCCATCTCCAGGCTCGAGCATGCGCTCGGCGGTTTTGAACAGGAACGAGAGAACCATCGCATTCGGCTAGTCGACGCGAACCGCCGCCTCGCCTCATATACGCCGCGTCTCGGAGAACGCTTCTCTTTGGAAGCCGAGCTCGAACTCAAGCTGAGCCAACTGGACGAGATCGAAAGGGATCTAGCGGCGACCGCCGATGAACCGCCTGAAGATCGCCAGGAAGCGGCGTGA
- a CDS encoding SyrB-like regulator encodes MADENDTGATSAVLAPTPAEAPVVKKQRARRRSKAEIQAAQSVSSTAVKAAKVRRKRGVQVEATPAVVETSDAAKIIKKTGMKGTRKIKAVSHIEASVMAPATAADEMADLIQLEEENKRLRKALAEKLRAENADLRKRLGI; translated from the coding sequence ATGGCTGACGAGAACGATACAGGCGCGACAAGCGCGGTTTTGGCACCGACCCCGGCAGAAGCACCGGTCGTTAAAAAGCAGCGCGCGCGGCGCCGCTCAAAAGCTGAGATTCAAGCGGCCCAGTCCGTGTCGTCCACGGCTGTGAAGGCAGCGAAGGTTCGCAGGAAGCGCGGCGTGCAAGTCGAAGCGACACCCGCTGTTGTCGAAACATCCGACGCTGCGAAGATCATCAAAAAGACCGGCATGAAGGGCACTAGAAAGATCAAGGCAGTTAGCCATATCGAAGCGTCGGTAATGGCGCCAGCCACGGCTGCCGACGAGATGGCAGACCTCATTCAGCTTGAAGAAGAAAACAAGCGGCTTCGCAAGGCCTTGGCCGAAAAGTTGCGCGCGGAAAATGCTGACCTGCGCAAGCGCCTTGGCATCTAG
- a CDS encoding DUF3991 and toprim domain-containing protein, producing the protein MEKKDIKELRVRVGCTAVLEHEGFTVDVKESTRRAVKFRRDDDIVIVIHEGRGWFDARSDAKGDVFALASYLNGIGFAEALAAVGDLVAFQPTAPVWEKPIRDTQTMASVTDRWNHRRRPWRASAMWIYLRQGRALPWQVVSAAIEADLLREGPYGSMWAKHVDEAGAVIGWEERGPDWRGFSTGGAKSLFRFGGESARRICVTEAAIDALSLAAIERIRTDSLYVSTGGGWSPLTAQALEFLASQRETHMVAATDNNVQGEVFADRIRQMADGTGCDFSRLRPRCEDWNEELKERRERGELPHTRTTHQG; encoded by the coding sequence ATGGAAAAGAAGGACATCAAGGAGCTGCGCGTCCGCGTGGGCTGCACAGCTGTCCTGGAGCATGAGGGCTTCACCGTCGACGTGAAAGAGAGCACGCGCCGGGCGGTCAAATTCCGACGCGACGACGACATCGTCATCGTGATTCATGAGGGCAGAGGATGGTTCGACGCCCGCTCAGATGCCAAGGGCGACGTCTTCGCGCTTGCAAGCTATCTGAACGGGATCGGTTTTGCAGAAGCCCTGGCGGCTGTCGGCGACCTGGTCGCGTTTCAGCCAACTGCACCGGTTTGGGAAAAACCTATCCGTGACACGCAAACAATGGCTTCGGTCACTGACCGCTGGAATCACCGAAGACGGCCGTGGCGGGCATCTGCGATGTGGATTTATCTCCGACAAGGCAGGGCGTTGCCATGGCAGGTTGTCTCTGCGGCGATCGAAGCGGATCTCTTGAGGGAAGGGCCTTACGGCTCCATGTGGGCAAAGCATGTCGATGAGGCTGGCGCCGTCATCGGCTGGGAGGAGCGCGGACCGGACTGGCGTGGATTTTCGACAGGCGGTGCAAAATCGCTGTTCCGGTTCGGGGGCGAGAGCGCTCGCCGGATCTGCGTGACTGAGGCAGCGATCGATGCGCTTAGCCTGGCTGCGATCGAGAGGATTAGGACTGACAGTCTCTATGTCAGCACCGGCGGCGGCTGGTCGCCTCTGACCGCTCAGGCGCTGGAGTTCCTGGCGTCACAACGCGAGACGCATATGGTCGCCGCGACGGACAATAATGTTCAGGGCGAGGTGTTCGCGGACAGGATCCGGCAGATGGCGGATGGCACCGGCTGCGATTTCTCACGGCTAAGGCCGCGATGCGAGGATTGGAATGAGGAATTGAAAGAGAGGAGGGAGAGAGGCGAGCTGCCGCATACGCGGACAACGCATCAAGGGTGA
- a CDS encoding ATP-binding protein — protein sequence MPIHNPCALLDRLLQEPNESTWLEFKVNNKDPREIGEYISALANAAMLAGRDRAFMVFGVRDGTRDRVGTDVRLQQLKNGNEDFTNWLSRMIEPRIMLDVLDFECGGLAYSIIAVEPSYERPVKFSGSEFIRIGENKKKLAEFPEHERSLWIATGRRRFESAVAVSNATTDDVFAKLDPDPLFQLTGDPRPNNPDEIIRKMIEYGFLLDNLEGRYDITNLGAILLARDVKMCPSIAGKAVRIVKYVGRDKSKSDFEQEAKEGYAVGFTSIMKFLMDRLPKEERYIGGVRRMVPHFPETAIREVIANALIHQDFIVGGVGPVVEIYENRIEVTNPGNSLISTDRILDERRSRNEKLASTMRAFGLCEERGGGLDKTLIEIEADHLPAPDFISSENSMRVVLFAPRAFGQMSKAEKMRACFFHCVLRWLTHDYMSNATLRERFSLAPEEYQAVSAIIAESIKLGRIAPADPDQGKRNARYVPYWAV from the coding sequence ATGCCGATCCACAATCCTTGTGCCCTGCTTGACCGCTTGTTGCAGGAGCCGAATGAAAGCACATGGCTCGAATTCAAGGTCAACAACAAGGATCCGCGCGAGATCGGCGAATATATCTCGGCGCTTGCAAATGCGGCAATGCTGGCGGGTCGCGACAGGGCCTTCATGGTCTTCGGCGTTAGGGACGGAACAAGAGATCGCGTGGGCACCGATGTGCGCCTGCAGCAGCTCAAGAACGGCAACGAAGATTTCACCAACTGGCTAAGCCGCATGATCGAGCCGCGGATCATGCTGGACGTGCTCGATTTCGAATGTGGCGGATTGGCCTATTCCATCATCGCCGTCGAGCCATCCTATGAGCGACCGGTAAAGTTCAGCGGCTCGGAATTCATCCGTATTGGCGAAAACAAGAAGAAGCTTGCCGAGTTCCCCGAACACGAAAGGTCCCTGTGGATCGCGACAGGACGCAGGCGATTCGAAAGCGCGGTTGCTGTCTCGAACGCCACCACCGACGATGTGTTCGCCAAACTCGATCCGGACCCTCTTTTCCAACTGACCGGCGATCCCCGCCCGAACAACCCCGATGAGATCATTCGCAAGATGATTGAATACGGCTTCCTGCTCGACAATCTCGAAGGACGCTATGACATCACCAATCTCGGCGCGATCCTGCTTGCACGCGATGTCAAGATGTGTCCGTCGATCGCCGGCAAAGCTGTCCGCATCGTCAAATATGTCGGGCGAGACAAGTCAAAATCTGACTTCGAGCAGGAGGCCAAGGAAGGATACGCCGTTGGCTTCACCAGCATAATGAAATTCCTTATGGATCGGCTGCCGAAGGAAGAACGATACATCGGCGGCGTCCGGCGGATGGTGCCACATTTTCCCGAAACCGCGATCCGGGAAGTGATTGCGAATGCCTTGATCCACCAGGATTTCATCGTGGGCGGCGTCGGGCCGGTGGTCGAAATCTATGAGAACCGGATTGAAGTGACGAACCCCGGAAACTCACTGATCAGTACGGATCGGATCCTCGATGAAAGGCGATCGCGCAACGAGAAGCTCGCATCGACGATGCGCGCCTTCGGTCTTTGCGAAGAGCGCGGCGGCGGCCTGGACAAGACGCTGATCGAAATCGAGGCCGATCACCTGCCGGCGCCGGACTTCATCTCCTCGGAAAACTCCATGCGGGTGGTTCTGTTCGCACCGCGAGCGTTTGGCCAGATGTCAAAGGCCGAAAAGATGCGGGCCTGTTTTTTCCACTGCGTACTTCGCTGGTTGACGCACGACTATATGAGCAACGCTACCCTGCGGGAGCGCTTTTCGCTCGCGCCTGAGGAGTATCAGGCCGTCTCCGCCATTATTGCGGAATCCATCAAGCTCGGTCGGATCGCGCCGGCCGACCCCGATCAGGGAAAGAGAAATGCCCGCTACGTGCCATACTGGGCCGTCTGA
- a CDS encoding DUF1127 domain-containing protein — MNVARSFNTWRKYRQTVTELGRMSSRELQDLGIDRADIHSVARASVAR, encoded by the coding sequence ATGAACGTAGCACGCTCTTTCAACACTTGGCGCAAGTATCGTCAGACCGTTACCGAACTCGGCCGCATGAGCTCGCGTGAGCTGCAGGACCTCGGCATCGATCGCGCCGACATTCACAGCGTTGCCCGCGCATCGGTCGCTCGCTAA
- a CDS encoding DUF1419 domain-containing protein produces MFVSPAIRKVFEGVASRHEMYALFNRHSQSPFDDDRMNGERYVGEWFEITEADHDHMFEILPPLFYCGDMFAMREFLAASITSVFFALTIDDRSRWFHAYCDLSDRQSPDRMRSEIIARESRPVRAMSTQEKLDHIWSTTGPDFRGYADARFPADLHNRQIVLVYPSAQGKIWKLLDDLTDEEIAAKLPVQFRLLPETIAA; encoded by the coding sequence ATGTTTGTTTCCCCAGCTATCCGCAAGGTATTCGAAGGCGTCGCTAGCCGCCACGAAATGTACGCCCTGTTCAATCGCCACAGCCAGTCGCCGTTCGACGATGATCGGATGAACGGTGAGCGCTATGTCGGTGAATGGTTCGAGATCACCGAAGCGGACCATGACCACATGTTCGAGATCCTACCGCCGCTCTTCTATTGCGGTGACATGTTCGCCATGCGCGAGTTTCTGGCCGCCAGCATCACCAGCGTATTCTTTGCGCTCACAATCGACGATCGGTCCCGCTGGTTTCACGCCTATTGCGATCTGAGCGATCGCCAGTCGCCTGACCGGATGCGGTCCGAGATCATCGCCCGGGAATCCCGTCCGGTCCGTGCCATGAGCACCCAAGAAAAACTCGATCATATCTGGAGCACGACTGGTCCCGATTTTCGTGGCTATGCCGACGCGCGTTTTCCAGCCGATCTCCACAATCGCCAGATTGTGCTCGTTTATCCCTCAGCTCAAGGCAAGATCTGGAAGCTGCTTGACGATCTGACTGACGAGGAGATTGCCGCCAAGCTGCCGGTGCAGTTCCGTCTCCTGCCGGAAACCATCGCTGCCTGA